In Thermospira aquatica, the following proteins share a genomic window:
- a CDS encoding galactokinase produces MAELRWNPLLKTWVMVASHRQNRPNLPKDKCPFCPGSGKVPDQFDVISINNDFPVMMPQPPEPDPVATEFYQTMPSYGKCEVILYCSQHSITLQELSVEHIQKLVKLWKNRFLEIRKDTHVKYVFPFENKGEEVGATIAHPHGQIYGYPFIPLKLETEYAASQQYYEKHGQCLICKITEEEKQNSLRIIHENNSMIAYIPFFTDYPWGVFVVSKRHFSHIDQMTEEEERDLAETLKVVVGAFDSLFDRPFPYMMVMHQGPVNHELEAPSHTFFHWHLEFYPPLRDRNKIKFYASSEMGAWAAANVMAVEQFARQLFEARLKFLATWDEEKALEEVTTIFHQRYGKENAPIHIYKSPARVNLIGEHIDYNGGKVLPAAINRFIYALVRLRDDKKIRMSSLQFPGILETTLDTIAHQTEIPWANYPLGVLSEWKKAGYPLDKGMDVLFMSTIPPGSGVSSSAAFEVVFGYALSDLFEVSLSRVDLALLCQRAENNFVGVSCGIMDQFAVAMGEKDKALLLDCQTLQYEKIPVHLGEYSLVLTNSNKKRELIDSAYNTRLKECREALSLLQQRFPIKELCELSESDLHSAEDLFQGKETLFKRALHAITENQRTLDAAKFLSSGDLHGFAQCLNASHDSLQHNYEVTGEHLDTLVSLARSVEGCLASRMTGAGFGGCTISLVKTSAIDRFKTIVGSGYKEKFGIVADFLVLSLEDGVKKKI; encoded by the coding sequence ATGGCAGAATTACGATGGAATCCTCTCCTCAAAACATGGGTAATGGTGGCAAGTCATCGCCAGAATCGCCCAAACCTTCCCAAGGACAAATGTCCATTTTGTCCTGGATCGGGCAAGGTTCCCGATCAATTTGACGTTATTTCCATCAACAATGACTTCCCCGTGATGATGCCACAGCCTCCTGAACCCGATCCTGTAGCCACAGAATTTTACCAGACCATGCCATCGTATGGAAAATGTGAAGTGATACTCTACTGCTCCCAGCATTCTATCACCCTTCAGGAACTCTCTGTTGAGCATATTCAAAAGCTCGTAAAACTCTGGAAAAACCGTTTCCTCGAGATACGTAAGGATACTCACGTTAAGTATGTCTTCCCCTTTGAAAACAAAGGTGAAGAAGTAGGGGCTACCATCGCCCATCCCCATGGTCAAATCTATGGCTATCCATTTATCCCTCTCAAGCTTGAAACAGAATACGCCGCCAGCCAGCAGTACTATGAAAAACACGGCCAATGTCTCATCTGTAAGATCACCGAAGAAGAAAAGCAGAACTCCCTGCGCATTATTCATGAAAACAACAGCATGATAGCTTATATTCCCTTTTTTACGGACTATCCATGGGGGGTATTTGTCGTCAGCAAGCGTCATTTTAGTCATATCGATCAGATGACTGAAGAAGAGGAAAGGGATCTTGCGGAAACGCTCAAGGTGGTGGTTGGAGCCTTTGATTCTTTGTTTGATAGACCATTTCCCTACATGATGGTGATGCATCAAGGACCGGTGAATCATGAGCTGGAAGCGCCAAGTCATACCTTTTTCCACTGGCATCTAGAGTTTTATCCCCCCTTGAGGGATAGAAACAAGATTAAATTTTATGCCTCTTCTGAAATGGGAGCCTGGGCGGCCGCAAATGTGATGGCGGTTGAACAATTCGCCCGTCAGCTCTTTGAGGCAAGACTCAAATTCCTGGCAACCTGGGATGAAGAAAAAGCCCTCGAAGAAGTTACAACCATCTTTCATCAGCGCTACGGAAAAGAGAATGCACCCATCCACATCTATAAAAGTCCTGCCCGTGTTAATCTCATCGGGGAACATATTGACTACAACGGAGGCAAAGTTCTTCCGGCTGCTATTAATCGCTTTATCTATGCCCTTGTACGTCTAAGAGATGATAAAAAGATCAGAATGTCCAGTTTACAATTCCCGGGAATACTCGAAACGACTCTTGATACCATCGCCCATCAAACAGAAATCCCATGGGCAAATTATCCCCTTGGGGTTCTCTCTGAATGGAAAAAAGCAGGGTATCCTCTTGACAAAGGAATGGATGTCTTATTTATGAGTACGATACCACCAGGATCGGGTGTTTCTTCCTCCGCTGCATTTGAAGTAGTTTTTGGGTATGCCCTTTCCGATCTTTTCGAGGTCTCCCTCTCTCGTGTCGATCTTGCTCTCCTCTGTCAGAGGGCCGAAAACAACTTTGTTGGCGTCTCTTGCGGAATTATGGATCAGTTTGCGGTCGCTATGGGAGAAAAAGACAAGGCTCTTCTTCTCGATTGTCAAACACTGCAGTACGAAAAGATCCCCGTTCATCTGGGGGAGTACTCTCTCGTGCTTACCAACTCAAACAAAAAACGGGAACTTATCGATTCTGCCTACAATACCCGTCTCAAAGAATGTCGAGAAGCGCTTTCACTGTTACAACAGCGTTTCCCCATCAAGGAGTTGTGTGAACTCTCAGAAAGTGACCTGCATTCAGCAGAGGATCTCTTTCAGGGAAAAGAAACCCTTTTCAAACGTGCCCTCCACGCGATTACCGAAAACCAGCGCACTTTAGATGCTGCAAAATTCCTCTCGTCGGGAGATCTTCATGGCTTTGCTCAGTGTCTCAATGCCTCTCATGACTCTCTTCAACATAACTATGAGGTTACCGGTGAACATCTCGACACCCTGGTGTCGCTTGCTCGGAGTGTAGAGGGATGTCTTGCGAGCCGTATGACAGGGGCAGGGTTTGGCGGCTGTACGATTAGCCTTGTCAAAACCTCTGCCATTGATAGGTTTAAAACCATTGTCGGTTCAGGATACAAAGAAAAGTTCGGCATTGTTGCTGATTTTCTTGTCCTTAGCCTTGAAGATGGAGTAAAGAAAAAGATATAA
- a CDS encoding alpha-amylase family glycosyl hydrolase has protein sequence MKKTWFPIIVACIVIGTGSCSTPIKTTSDRKPIGVPTLQVSADDKARYLHVPSPDWRDQIIYFIMIDRFYDGNPDNNNMGAGEYDPKENAKFSGGDIAGIASKLDYIQGLGATAIWITPPVANQWWDPLVHYGGYHGYWARDFMAVDEHFGTLEDYQALSVMLHKRGMYLIQDIVCNHVGNYFTYTNTYNPSNVTENLVLNTRSLPTSKPTRYPFDQIDPTDPNQRELGIYHWTPSINNYKDPHQKLHYQLSDLDDLNTTNEVVIKYLKDAYNFWITNVGVDGFRIDTIIYVDHNFWHRFIHDKEENSPGVAIMASRIGKSNFITFGEAWLNAAPYQDECEREARSYLGTSQKPELTSVLNFSLQQEIKRVFTEGGETSLMTYRFAALKKHFGDIHYLFNFFDNHDMNRFLQGGTIPALKQAIVFLFTIPGIPVIYYGTEQKLTETRTALFAGGYGSGNKDRFDTESEMYRFLRDMATLRKTNQVFRRGEIIPIKDEPTGPGIFAYLMDDGKDQAIVIFNTSEEEILVDNLDLKRQNPAFLEVLHSTRKVQKPLLTDATGKISFLLKGRSTIVAMVRSTNSFSSLPAQISFDIPKTKVLTTNILLRGKAQGVSNLMLVIDGHIGSALSAAVNEKGEWSVLLPVEALDNGKHRCTMYGSISGTDFIVSPTYAFEVKIEYTKILSLTDPVGDDKGPSGNYLYPTDVSFDHQMDIERVDVFRARNNLMITLTMARPISTVWNPKNGFDHVTFYIYFFVRNREGGATVLPRQQAKTPQGFSWHYMSMVGGWNNNLFSSRGASEENYGTPLSASPKILVDPDKRQISLRYTANSFENPQDLSGMKIYITTWDYDGLESANRPIEREPKAYRFGGDPNGPMIMDDVGPFVLP, from the coding sequence ATGAAAAAAACATGGTTCCCCATCATAGTCGCATGTATAGTGATAGGAACAGGGAGTTGTAGTACCCCCATCAAAACAACATCTGACAGAAAGCCCATAGGAGTTCCTACCCTTCAGGTGTCAGCAGACGATAAAGCTCGATACCTCCATGTTCCCAGTCCCGACTGGAGAGACCAGATCATCTATTTTATCATGATTGATCGTTTTTATGACGGAAACCCTGACAACAACAATATGGGAGCAGGTGAATACGACCCCAAAGAAAACGCTAAATTCTCCGGTGGAGACATCGCCGGTATCGCTAGCAAGTTAGACTATATCCAGGGTCTGGGAGCAACAGCTATCTGGATCACTCCTCCTGTAGCCAACCAGTGGTGGGATCCTCTTGTCCACTATGGCGGTTACCATGGCTACTGGGCACGAGATTTTATGGCCGTTGATGAACATTTTGGAACTCTGGAAGACTATCAGGCGCTCTCTGTCATGCTTCATAAACGGGGAATGTATCTCATTCAAGACATCGTGTGTAACCACGTCGGAAACTATTTCACCTACACCAACACCTACAACCCCTCGAATGTCACAGAAAACCTCGTTCTCAATACCCGCTCTCTCCCGACAAGTAAACCAACCCGATACCCCTTTGATCAGATCGATCCAACTGATCCCAACCAGAGAGAGTTAGGCATCTACCACTGGACACCCTCTATAAACAACTACAAAGACCCCCATCAAAAACTTCACTATCAACTTTCCGATCTGGATGATCTCAACACTACCAATGAGGTCGTAATCAAGTACCTCAAAGATGCCTACAATTTCTGGATTACAAATGTAGGTGTCGATGGATTTCGTATTGACACGATTATTTATGTTGATCACAACTTCTGGCATCGATTTATACACGATAAGGAAGAAAACTCTCCTGGTGTAGCCATCATGGCCTCTCGCATCGGCAAGTCAAACTTCATCACCTTTGGTGAGGCCTGGCTAAATGCAGCCCCCTACCAGGACGAATGTGAAAGAGAAGCTCGTAGCTATCTTGGTACATCTCAAAAACCAGAACTTACAAGCGTGCTTAATTTTTCCCTCCAGCAAGAGATTAAGCGTGTTTTTACCGAGGGGGGAGAAACTTCTCTCATGACCTATCGATTCGCTGCCCTCAAGAAGCATTTTGGCGATATCCATTATCTCTTCAACTTTTTTGACAATCATGACATGAACCGTTTTCTCCAGGGTGGTACCATTCCTGCACTTAAACAGGCTATCGTGTTCCTTTTCACCATTCCTGGTATTCCTGTGATTTACTATGGAACAGAACAAAAACTCACAGAAACCCGGACAGCCCTCTTTGCTGGCGGATATGGCTCGGGCAACAAAGATCGTTTTGATACCGAATCAGAGATGTATCGTTTCCTTCGAGATATGGCCACCCTGAGAAAAACCAACCAGGTCTTCCGCAGGGGAGAAATCATCCCGATAAAAGATGAACCTACAGGCCCTGGCATCTTTGCCTACCTCATGGACGATGGTAAAGATCAAGCAATTGTCATCTTTAACACCTCTGAAGAAGAGATTCTCGTGGACAATCTCGACCTCAAGAGACAAAACCCGGCTTTCCTTGAGGTGCTTCACAGCACCCGAAAGGTACAAAAACCCCTTCTTACCGATGCCACCGGGAAGATATCTTTTCTATTAAAAGGAAGATCTACCATTGTAGCCATGGTAAGAAGCACCAACAGCTTCTCCTCTCTTCCTGCACAGATCTCGTTTGATATACCAAAAACCAAAGTACTCACAACCAATATTCTTCTCAGAGGCAAGGCTCAGGGAGTATCTAACCTGATGCTGGTAATTGATGGGCACATTGGTTCAGCGCTTTCTGCAGCAGTAAACGAAAAAGGAGAATGGTCTGTACTCCTTCCTGTAGAAGCTTTAGACAATGGAAAACATCGCTGTACAATGTATGGTAGTATTTCCGGAACAGATTTTATTGTCAGTCCAACCTATGCCTTTGAGGTAAAGATCGAGTATACAAAGATCCTGTCTCTCACCGATCCAGTAGGAGATGATAAGGGACCCTCTGGTAACTACCTCTACCCAACTGATGTATCCTTTGACCATCAGATGGATATTGAACGCGTGGATGTCTTTAGGGCAAGAAACAACCTCATGATCACCCTGACCATGGCCAGGCCCATCAGTACTGTCTGGAACCCCAAAAATGGATTTGACCATGTCACTTTCTATATATATTTCTTTGTAAGGAATCGAGAAGGCGGAGCAACTGTTCTTCCTAGGCAACAAGCCAAAACTCCGCAAGGGTTTAGCTGGCACTATATGAGTATGGTTGGTGGCTGGAACAACAACCTTTTCTCCTCTCGTGGAGCAAGCGAAGAAAACTATGGCACTCCTCTAAGTGCTTCTCCCAAGATTCTCGTAGATCCAGACAAACGACAGATCTCCCTTCGCTATACAGCAAACTCTTTTGAAAATCCCCAGGATCTCTCAGGGATGAAGATTTATATCACTACGTGGGATTACGATGGCTTGGAAAGTGCGAACCGTCCTATCGAAAGAGAACCCAAAGCCTACCGTTTTGGTGGCGATCCAAACGGACCGATGATCATGGATGATGTTGGGCCTTTCGTATTACCCTAA
- a CDS encoding ABC transporter ATP-binding protein has translation MQVLFRVKDLKKHFVLRNSLWEKPHVLRAVDGVSFDLYEGETLAVVGESGCGKSTLARTMIRLHEPTAGELWFQDKNLMDLDYRSLRLERRFFQMIFQDPYASLNPRLTIGAIISEPLEIFRNYGVLTISKQEIRDRVAELLTKVGLSPTFINRYPHEFSGGQRQRIGIARALALQPKLILCDEPVSALDVSIQSQILNLLEELQNEMKLTYLFISHDLAVVKHISSRVAVMYLGKIVELTSSQELYSQPYHPYTKALLSDVPIPDPALEKQRKRILLKGDVPSPIGETKGCPFKDRCYMKKPTCEEVVPPLEEKTPGHFAACHYWESCRDM, from the coding sequence ATGCAAGTATTGTTTCGTGTTAAAGATCTCAAAAAACACTTTGTTTTACGAAATTCTCTCTGGGAAAAACCTCATGTTCTTAGAGCAGTAGACGGCGTCTCTTTTGATCTCTATGAAGGAGAAACCCTCGCGGTCGTTGGAGAGTCTGGCTGTGGAAAATCTACCCTTGCTCGAACAATGATCCGTCTCCATGAACCAACCGCTGGAGAGCTCTGGTTTCAGGATAAAAACCTCATGGATCTTGATTATCGAAGTCTTCGCCTTGAGAGAAGATTTTTTCAAATGATTTTTCAGGATCCGTATGCCTCACTGAACCCCAGGCTTACGATTGGAGCAATTATATCAGAGCCCCTTGAAATTTTTAGAAACTATGGGGTCCTTACCATCTCGAAACAGGAAATCCGCGACCGGGTTGCCGAACTTCTCACCAAAGTAGGGCTTTCTCCAACCTTTATTAACCGCTATCCCCATGAGTTTTCAGGTGGACAGAGACAGAGAATCGGTATAGCCCGTGCACTGGCTCTTCAGCCGAAACTCATTCTCTGTGATGAACCGGTTTCCGCTCTAGATGTTTCCATCCAGTCCCAGATTCTCAATCTCCTCGAAGAGCTTCAAAATGAAATGAAACTGACTTATCTTTTTATCTCTCATGACCTGGCGGTGGTAAAACATATCTCTTCGCGAGTTGCTGTGATGTACCTGGGGAAAATCGTGGAACTCACCTCAAGCCAGGAACTCTACAGTCAACCATACCATCCGTATACGAAGGCTCTTCTCTCGGATGTCCCCATACCTGATCCTGCCCTTGAAAAACAAAGGAAGCGTATTCTCTTGAAAGGGGATGTTCCCTCACCTATTGGGGAAACGAAGGGTTGTCCTTTTAAAGATCGATGTTACATGAAAAAACCCACATGTGAAGAGGTTGTTCCACCTCTTGAGGAAAAAACACCTGGCCATTTTGCGGCATGCCATTATTGGGAGAGTTGTCGGGATATGTAA
- a CDS encoding ABC transporter ATP-binding protein: MSGTNLLEVRNLKTIFQTEDGPINAVNGISYALKYHESVGVVGESGSGKSVSHLSMLRLIPNPPGKIVGGEVFFENTDLLKLSKEEIRSIRGRDVSFIFQDPMTSLNPFLKIETQMIEGLMLHRKLSRKEAYERAVELFKRVGISEPQKRLAGYPHQMSGGMRQRVMIAMALMTKPKLLIADEPTTALDVTIQAQILELINTLRKEEGMSLILITHNLGVVAGMTDRIIVMYAGYIVEENTTSELFHRPRHPYTVGLIRSIPKIHEKREGRFYSIPGSPPSLLKLPDVCPFYPRCERRQDICKQKMPPLVSEGSGRYACYFPY; this comes from the coding sequence ATGAGTGGTACCAATCTCTTGGAAGTACGTAACCTCAAAACAATATTCCAGACAGAAGATGGCCCTATCAATGCGGTGAATGGAATATCCTATGCCCTGAAATACCATGAATCCGTTGGCGTTGTAGGAGAGTCTGGTTCGGGTAAATCGGTGTCTCACCTGAGTATGTTAAGACTCATCCCCAATCCACCCGGAAAAATTGTTGGGGGAGAGGTGTTTTTTGAAAATACAGATCTTTTGAAACTCTCTAAAGAAGAGATCCGATCCATTCGGGGAAGGGATGTTTCTTTTATCTTTCAGGATCCTATGACATCTTTGAATCCTTTTCTGAAAATAGAAACCCAGATGATAGAAGGCCTCATGCTTCATAGAAAACTTTCCCGCAAGGAGGCTTACGAACGAGCGGTAGAACTTTTCAAACGGGTGGGTATTTCAGAACCTCAGAAGCGTCTCGCTGGTTATCCTCACCAAATGTCGGGGGGTATGCGTCAGCGTGTTATGATAGCCATGGCCCTCATGACTAAACCAAAACTCCTCATCGCCGATGAACCAACCACGGCTCTTGATGTAACTATCCAGGCTCAGATTCTCGAACTTATCAATACCCTTCGCAAAGAAGAAGGCATGAGTCTCATTCTCATCACCCATAACCTCGGCGTCGTCGCAGGAATGACCGACAGGATTATTGTGATGTATGCCGGTTATATCGTGGAAGAAAATACAACAAGTGAGCTTTTTCATCGTCCCAGACATCCCTATACGGTAGGGCTTATCCGTTCTATTCCAAAAATCCACGAGAAACGTGAAGGAAGGTTTTACTCGATTCCTGGTAGCCCTCCCAGTCTTCTCAAGCTGCCAGATGTCTGCCCATTTTATCCACGTTGTGAACGAAGACAGGACATCTGTAAACAAAAAATGCCACCGCTTGTCTCTGAAGGCAGTGGGCGGTATGCGTGTTATTTCCCATATTAG
- a CDS encoding ABC transporter permease, with product MEKENRELHLEEVKGVSLWKDAWRRLVKNKMAVAGGIIVIFFVLVAIFAPVIAPYSYEEINFENPQINQPPSWEHLFGTDSLGRDLFSRIIYGSRVSISIGFVTGIVALLIGVTYGAIAGFVGGKLDEWMMRFADILYSLPYMFFVILLMVIFGRNFIMLFVGIASVSWMTIARITRGQIMSLKNNEFVEAAKSIGASRRRIIFRHLIPNALGPIIVYLTLTIPSIMLEEAFLSFLGLGVQAPMTSWGLLAAEGKGVITTCPWQIIFPGLALTLMLFSLNFLGEGLRDALDPSQKNKM from the coding sequence ATGGAAAAGGAAAACCGTGAACTTCACCTCGAAGAGGTAAAAGGCGTTTCTCTCTGGAAAGATGCCTGGCGTCGCCTCGTTAAAAATAAAATGGCTGTTGCAGGAGGTATTATTGTGATCTTTTTTGTGCTAGTAGCCATCTTTGCTCCTGTGATAGCTCCTTATTCTTATGAGGAGATAAATTTTGAAAATCCTCAGATTAACCAGCCCCCATCCTGGGAACATCTCTTTGGAACAGATAGCCTCGGTCGAGATCTCTTCTCACGAATTATTTATGGAAGTCGGGTTTCAATATCCATCGGTTTTGTTACGGGAATCGTGGCACTTCTCATCGGAGTAACCTATGGAGCCATCGCAGGCTTTGTTGGAGGAAAATTAGACGAATGGATGATGCGTTTTGCCGATATCCTTTACAGCCTTCCGTATATGTTTTTTGTGATTCTTTTGATGGTAATCTTTGGAAGAAACTTTATCATGCTTTTTGTCGGAATTGCCTCTGTCTCGTGGATGACGATTGCCCGTATCACCCGGGGACAGATCATGTCGCTTAAGAATAATGAATTCGTTGAGGCTGCCAAATCCATCGGGGCTTCGCGAAGACGTATCATCTTCCGACATCTTATTCCCAATGCCTTAGGACCTATTATTGTGTATCTTACCCTGACTATTCCCAGCATCATGCTTGAGGAGGCTTTTCTCTCTTTCCTGGGATTGGGTGTCCAGGCTCCCATGACCTCGTGGGGTCTTCTCGCTGCCGAAGGCAAGGGGGTTATTACCACCTGTCCCTGGCAAATTATTTTTCCTGGTCTTGCCTTGACCTTGATGCTTTTTTCCCTCAATTTCCTCGGCGAGGGCTTACGTGATGCCCTCGATCCTTCTCAGAAAAACAAAATGTAG
- a CDS encoding ABC transporter permease translates to MLRYTIKRFLAMIPTLFVIITLTFFIIRLVPGGPFSREKQLPEQILKNLEAKYHLDEPLWKQYFRYLGDIIFRLDFGPSFRSRVFSVNDIIARKFPVSFQLGIESLFVALLLGLTFGILSALYRNKWPDYLFTGISVLGISLPMFVIASLFILILARWLRLVPVAGWGEFRYHLIPVLSLAWPYMAYITRLTKVGIVENMTKDYVTTARAKGLPESTILVKHVLKGSLIPVVSFLGPAFAGIVTGSMVVESICNIPGIGIEFVQSAFNRDYTVITGITVVYATLLVFMNFVVDMVYALLDPRIRYK, encoded by the coding sequence ATGCTACGATACACAATTAAACGATTTCTTGCAATGATACCAACACTTTTTGTGATCATTACTCTTACCTTTTTCATCATCAGACTTGTTCCGGGAGGCCCCTTTTCAAGAGAAAAACAACTTCCTGAGCAGATCCTCAAAAACCTGGAAGCAAAATACCATCTTGATGAACCACTCTGGAAACAGTACTTCCGTTATCTCGGAGACATTATTTTTCGCCTGGATTTTGGACCTTCCTTCAGGAGTCGTGTGTTTAGTGTGAATGATATTATCGCACGAAAATTTCCCGTTTCTTTTCAACTTGGAATTGAGTCCCTGTTTGTGGCACTGCTCTTGGGGCTAACTTTTGGGATTCTCTCTGCTCTCTACCGCAACAAATGGCCAGATTACCTTTTTACAGGCATAAGTGTTTTGGGTATTTCTCTTCCAATGTTTGTTATTGCCTCCCTCTTTATTTTAATTCTTGCACGATGGCTTAGACTCGTGCCCGTAGCAGGATGGGGAGAGTTTCGCTATCATCTTATCCCTGTTCTCTCACTTGCCTGGCCATACATGGCGTATATTACCCGCCTCACCAAGGTTGGTATAGTCGAAAATATGACAAAAGACTATGTAACAACCGCCAGAGCCAAGGGACTTCCTGAATCAACGATTCTGGTGAAACATGTGCTCAAGGGTTCTCTTATCCCTGTAGTATCATTTCTCGGCCCGGCATTTGCCGGTATTGTCACCGGCTCCATGGTGGTAGAAAGTATCTGTAACATCCCTGGTATTGGTATCGAATTTGTTCAATCAGCCTTTAACCGTGATTATACGGTTATTACCGGTATCACGGTGGTATATGCTACTTTGCTCGTGTTCATGAATTTTGTCGTGGATATGGTTTATGCCCTCCTTGATCCAAGAATTCGCTATAAGTAG
- a CDS encoding peptide ABC transporter substrate-binding protein: MKRFLMLSLAALVALSGCGKKAQTDVLRYNNGTEPQTIDPAIMTGHPEFTIAIQIFEGLTSYDPKTLDPIPGVAESWSVSSDGLVWTFKLRPNVTWSDGTPITAQTFKESWLRALDPNTAAEYAYQLYVIKNGEAYNAGKAKETDVGIKVIDDLTLEVTLENPTPYFLQLTAFPTYMPVPMHVVKKYGDKWILPENLVVNGPFKIKEWLPNQKIVFVKNETYWDKDKVKLNQIEFYAIEDNNTALEKYLNDELDWLPTVPTDRVDEMLKHPDTRVAPQLAVYFYRFNVTDPVLKDPRVRRALYLSIDRKYIIDNILKAGQQPAYNFVPSLAGYTPFIGEKENVEKAKKLLAEAGYPNGEGFPKLTILYNTSEGHKKIAEAIQQMWKKNLGIDVALENQEWKVYLDKQAKLDYQICRAGWIGDYPDPNTFLDMFVTDGGNNQTGYSNPRYDELIKQAARETNPKKRMAILRQVEEILMTDLPIMPIYFYVNILMWKPYVKGVYMNALDLHPLKEAYLEK, from the coding sequence ATGAAACGTTTTCTCATGCTAAGCCTTGCAGCCCTCGTTGCGTTAAGTGGTTGTGGGAAAAAAGCCCAAACCGATGTACTGAGGTACAACAATGGAACTGAGCCTCAGACCATTGATCCTGCTATTATGACCGGTCACCCGGAATTTACCATTGCTATTCAGATCTTTGAGGGTCTTACTAGTTACGATCCCAAAACCCTCGATCCTATCCCTGGTGTTGCCGAAAGCTGGTCTGTTTCCAGTGATGGACTGGTGTGGACATTCAAGCTCCGCCCAAATGTCACCTGGTCTGACGGGACACCCATCACAGCTCAAACCTTCAAAGAATCATGGCTGAGAGCCTTGGATCCAAATACCGCAGCAGAATATGCCTACCAGCTCTATGTGATCAAAAATGGGGAAGCTTACAATGCTGGAAAAGCCAAAGAGACCGATGTAGGTATCAAGGTTATTGATGACCTTACTCTTGAAGTTACACTCGAAAATCCAACCCCCTATTTCTTGCAGTTAACCGCATTCCCTACCTATATGCCTGTTCCCATGCATGTCGTGAAAAAGTATGGGGATAAGTGGATTCTCCCCGAGAATCTCGTGGTCAATGGACCATTTAAGATTAAAGAATGGCTTCCCAACCAGAAAATTGTATTCGTGAAGAACGAAACATATTGGGACAAGGACAAAGTAAAACTCAACCAAATAGAATTCTACGCTATTGAGGACAACAATACCGCCCTCGAGAAATACCTTAACGATGAACTCGATTGGCTCCCCACGGTACCTACAGACAGAGTTGATGAAATGCTTAAACATCCTGATACTCGTGTGGCACCTCAACTTGCTGTGTACTTCTACAGGTTTAACGTGACAGACCCTGTTCTCAAAGATCCCCGCGTACGTCGTGCTCTCTATCTCTCAATCGACAGAAAATACATCATCGACAATATCCTCAAGGCCGGGCAGCAGCCAGCTTACAACTTTGTTCCCTCTCTTGCTGGCTACACTCCTTTTATCGGAGAAAAGGAAAACGTCGAAAAAGCCAAAAAGCTTTTGGCTGAGGCAGGATATCCCAATGGTGAGGGATTTCCTAAACTGACGATTCTTTACAATACCTCCGAAGGCCACAAAAAGATCGCTGAGGCTATTCAGCAAATGTGGAAGAAGAATCTTGGCATCGATGTGGCTCTGGAAAATCAAGAATGGAAGGTTTACCTCGACAAACAAGCAAAACTTGACTATCAGATTTGCCGTGCAGGATGGATAGGTGACTATCCCGATCCGAACACCTTCCTCGATATGTTCGTTACCGATGGTGGAAACAACCAGACAGGCTACAGCAATCCCAGGTACGATGAGCTCATCAAACAGGCTGCACGCGAAACCAACCCCAAAAAACGCATGGCTATCCTTCGCCAGGTAGAAGAGATCCTTATGACCGATCTTCCAATCATGCCTATCTACTTCTATGTAAATATCTTGATGTGGAAACCTTATGTGAAGGGTGTCTATATGAACGCTCTCGATCTCCATCCTCTCAAAGAGGCCTATCTCGAGAAATAA